One Nodosilinea sp. FACHB-141 DNA segment encodes these proteins:
- the dnaJ gene encoding molecular chaperone DnaJ — protein sequence MARDFYEILGISRNADQDDIKRAYRRLARKYHPDVNKDPGAEDTFKEINRAYEVLSEPEVRARYDRFGEAGLGAGAGVGGYQDFGDMGGFADIFESFFSGFSGGGGQGTRRRGPTRGDDLRLDLRLDFKEAVFGGEKEIKISHLETCGTCTGSGAKPGTRPSTCGTCSGTGQVRRATRTPFGSFTQVSACPTCSGTGEVIEDRCDVCGGSGQNQETKKLKITVPAGVDNGTRLRVSNEGDAGLRGGPAGDLYVYLFVAEDAAFKRDGINILSDLKISYLQAILGCKLTIDTVEGPEELDVPAGTQPGTVLTLDNRGVPKLGNPVSRGDHLITVQVDIPTRLKPEERELVEKLAEIRGEKVNRGGIEGFLGGLFRG from the coding sequence CGTGATTTCTATGAGATTCTCGGTATTTCGCGCAACGCCGATCAGGACGACATTAAGCGAGCCTACCGACGCTTAGCCCGCAAATATCACCCCGACGTCAACAAAGATCCTGGGGCTGAAGACACCTTCAAAGAGATCAACCGAGCCTACGAAGTGCTTTCTGAGCCCGAGGTTCGAGCTCGCTACGATCGCTTTGGAGAAGCTGGGCTCGGTGCTGGTGCCGGTGTTGGCGGCTACCAGGACTTTGGCGACATGGGTGGCTTTGCCGACATCTTCGAGAGCTTCTTTAGCGGCTTTTCGGGAGGTGGGGGCCAGGGCACCCGCCGACGAGGGCCAACCCGAGGCGATGATCTTCGCCTTGACCTCAGGCTTGACTTCAAAGAAGCGGTGTTTGGCGGCGAGAAAGAAATTAAGATCAGCCACTTGGAAACCTGTGGTACCTGCACAGGCAGCGGTGCCAAGCCGGGCACTCGCCCATCCACCTGTGGCACCTGTAGTGGTACTGGCCAAGTTCGCCGGGCTACTCGCACCCCCTTCGGCAGTTTTACCCAAGTATCGGCCTGTCCGACCTGTAGCGGTACAGGTGAGGTGATTGAAGACCGCTGCGACGTGTGTGGTGGTAGCGGTCAGAACCAGGAAACCAAAAAACTCAAGATTACAGTGCCAGCTGGCGTCGACAACGGTACTCGGCTGCGGGTGTCTAATGAAGGGGATGCTGGGTTGCGGGGTGGTCCCGCTGGAGATCTGTATGTCTACCTATTTGTAGCCGAAGATGCTGCCTTCAAGCGGGATGGCATCAATATTCTCTCTGATCTCAAGATTAGCTATCTTCAAGCAATTTTGGGCTGCAAGCTGACTATTGATACTGTCGAAGGTCCCGAAGAGCTTGACGTACCGGCGGGTACACAGCCTGGTACAGTCCTTACCCTCGACAATCGCGGTGTGCCCAAGCTGGGCAATCCCGTTAGCCGTGGCGACCACTTGATCACTGTCCAGGTTGACATTCCCACGCGCCTGAAGCCGGAGGAGCGAGAGCTAGTTGAAAAACTGGCAGAAATTCGTGGTGAGAAGGTCAATCGAGGTGGTATTGAGGGCTTCTTAGGAGGGCTGTTTCGCGGATGA
- a CDS encoding serine hydrolase, whose amino-acid sequence MHSVWLQVLKPTVVVGVLMANVALPKFPVAAPEQNSQATVAVPKVDTLAELYRLRDRLGVELSRYPTIMGAVDPPPAAFLDQLGAINYRLRQEETARQLQQQAEQAAAAAIALGDPAALPAKELAVAYSHWDKAVAALNQIAPNTFGEAQAAAQKQQYEQQRATAAYHYDTARSASLKPIVEQTGLASRVRLTVCSLQRECRRWQGNRPPASSASLIKVPVAIALMTKLHQEGTAPSTPIWISPSNWTEDAGSLWVRTAYPLEQIMADMISASGNIATNQLIDYMGWHSINHSLRSQGYQTTRVTKKLVGETTYPANAGSAPNVITTDELTDMMVAIYNQEFAGAHLIEAALANQRDRNLGHAAVRSPVDWLGEKTGRNSKVLGTTTAVRVSGQRYVITATLDHSGNDTAMQRIVAGVIQHLLTHNGFENELARADDMVTDRRTFLP is encoded by the coding sequence ATGCATTCTGTCTGGTTGCAGGTGTTAAAGCCCACAGTGGTAGTGGGTGTTTTGATGGCCAATGTGGCGCTGCCCAAGTTCCCGGTGGCGGCACCTGAGCAAAACTCTCAGGCTACGGTTGCCGTGCCTAAGGTTGATACCTTAGCGGAGCTGTATCGTCTGCGCGATCGCTTGGGGGTTGAACTCAGCCGTTACCCCACAATTATGGGAGCGGTGGATCCACCGCCTGCCGCTTTTTTAGACCAGCTGGGGGCGATCAACTACCGTCTACGGCAAGAAGAGACAGCCCGACAGCTTCAGCAGCAAGCCGAGCAGGCTGCCGCCGCCGCGATCGCCCTAGGAGATCCTGCCGCCCTGCCCGCCAAGGAGCTAGCCGTCGCCTACAGCCACTGGGACAAAGCCGTAGCGGCGCTGAACCAGATCGCACCCAACACTTTTGGTGAAGCCCAAGCAGCAGCCCAAAAACAGCAGTACGAGCAGCAGCGGGCGACCGCCGCTTACCACTACGACACAGCCCGCTCGGCTTCTCTAAAACCCATTGTCGAGCAGACAGGCCTAGCTTCGCGGGTACGTCTGACCGTGTGCTCGCTGCAGCGAGAGTGTCGGCGCTGGCAGGGCAATCGTCCGCCAGCTAGCTCTGCCAGCTTAATCAAAGTACCAGTGGCGATCGCACTCATGACCAAGCTTCACCAAGAGGGCACTGCCCCCAGCACGCCCATTTGGATTAGTCCCAGCAACTGGACCGAGGACGCCGGATCCCTTTGGGTTAGAACCGCATATCCCCTAGAGCAGATCATGGCCGACATGATTAGCGCCAGCGGCAATATCGCCACCAACCAGCTGATTGACTACATGGGATGGCATAGCATCAATCACAGTCTGCGTAGCCAGGGATACCAAACCACCCGCGTCACCAAAAAGCTGGTCGGGGAAACGACCTACCCTGCCAACGCCGGCAGCGCCCCCAACGTCATCACCACCGACGAGCTAACTGACATGATGGTGGCTATTTACAACCAGGAGTTTGCGGGAGCCCACTTGATAGAAGCAGCTTTGGCCAATCAGCGCGATCGCAATCTAGGCCACGCGGCCGTGCGTTCCCCCGTCGACTGGCTGGGCGAAAAGACTGGACGTAATTCTAAGGTGCTGGGCACCACTACAGCGGTTAGGGTGAGCGGCCAGCGCTATGTCATCACCGCTACCCTCGACCACAGCGGCAACGACACGGCCATGCAAAGGATTGTTGCCGGGGTCATTCAGCACTTGCTCACCCACAACGGCTTTGAGAATGAGTTAGCCAGGGCTGACGATATGGTTACCGATCGCAGAACCTTTTTGCCTTAA
- the rsgA gene encoding small ribosomal subunit biogenesis GTPase RsgA, with the protein MAPSEFDDTVLAEPRASLWGLVVAIQANYYRVKLDKNSDLLNDESGQILLCTRRARLRKTGQQVMVGDRVQVEAVDWAGGRGAIAAVGPRRSVLDRPPVANADQILLVFALAEPDLDPQQLGRFLVKAESTGVPVYLCLNKQDLVSTATRRYWQEQLDAWGYPATMISLQEDETVQTLLPRLQGRTTIISGPSGVGKSSLINWLIPQASLRTGAVSGKLGRGRHTTRHVELFELPGGGFLADTPGFNQPDLALTPLVLGQCFPEIRSRLAEGVCQFNDCLHQDAPGCAVDPHWSRYDFYLTLLKEALEYQEGQQQQRDPDAPLKLRMGEQGQQRQEPRLQTKKYRRPSRRHQKQRLDYLRHDLDGSGDSLDSQSSDGDWPEDDGLS; encoded by the coding sequence ATGGCACCTTCTGAGTTTGATGACACAGTACTCGCTGAGCCGAGAGCAAGCCTCTGGGGCCTAGTGGTAGCCATACAAGCCAACTACTATCGGGTGAAACTAGACAAAAACAGTGACCTGCTTAATGACGAGTCAGGTCAGATTTTGCTATGTACTCGCCGGGCTCGACTGAGAAAAACCGGTCAGCAGGTGATGGTGGGCGATCGCGTGCAGGTAGAGGCGGTCGACTGGGCCGGAGGACGGGGCGCAATCGCTGCAGTTGGTCCCCGCCGATCAGTGTTGGACCGTCCACCCGTGGCCAACGCTGATCAAATTTTGCTAGTCTTTGCCCTAGCCGAGCCTGATCTTGATCCCCAGCAGCTTGGGCGGTTCTTAGTCAAAGCCGAATCGACAGGGGTGCCTGTTTATCTCTGTCTCAACAAGCAGGACCTAGTTAGCACCGCCACCCGTCGCTATTGGCAGGAGCAGCTAGACGCCTGGGGCTACCCAGCTACGATGATCAGTCTTCAAGAGGATGAGACCGTACAAACCCTGCTACCTCGGCTACAGGGTCGCACAACCATCATCTCTGGGCCCTCTGGGGTAGGTAAATCAAGCTTAATCAACTGGCTCATTCCTCAGGCTAGCTTGAGAACAGGGGCGGTGTCTGGCAAGCTGGGGCGGGGCCGACATACCACTCGTCATGTAGAGCTATTCGAGCTGCCGGGGGGCGGTTTTTTAGCCGATACCCCTGGCTTTAACCAACCCGATCTAGCACTGACCCCGCTAGTCCTGGGTCAGTGTTTTCCAGAAATTCGGTCACGTCTAGCCGAGGGTGTTTGCCAATTCAACGATTGTCTACACCAGGACGCGCCGGGCTGCGCTGTGGACCCCCACTGGTCTCGCTATGACTTTTACCTCACCCTGCTGAAAGAAGCCCTTGAGTACCAGGAGGGCCAACAGCAGCAGCGTGACCCTGACGCCCCCCTCAAGCTCAGAATGGGAGAGCAGGGACAGCAGCGCCAAGAGCCCAGGCTTCAGACTAAAAAATATCGTCGCCCGTCACGCCGCCACCAGAAACAAAGGCTTGACTATCTACGCCACGACCTAGATGGGTCTGGCGATAGTCTCGATTCGCAGTCTAGTGATGGTGACTGGCCCGAAGACGACGGCTTGAGCTAG
- a CDS encoding sulfurtransferase TusA family protein, with product MSYSTAADERLDLRGTPCPINFVRTKLRLEKMASGALLEVWLDAGEPVEQVPDSLTMEGYKVEHLEDCADYFVVYVRCPS from the coding sequence ATGAGCTACTCTACGGCTGCCGATGAGCGTTTAGATCTGCGGGGTACCCCCTGCCCAATCAACTTTGTGCGAACTAAGCTCCGACTGGAGAAAATGGCATCTGGAGCTTTGCTAGAGGTATGGCTCGATGCTGGGGAACCCGTTGAGCAGGTACCCGATAGTCTCACCATGGAAGGTTACAAAGTAGAGCATTTAGAGGATTGCGCTGATTACTTTGTTGTCTACGTGCGCTGCCCCAGTTAG
- a CDS encoding histidine phosphatase family protein has product MPLRLYLLRNAETEYCRTGRYCSQDGVALTAQGQQMADYFAKAYHHLDWRAVFCSPLSHAAATVQPLCQITGLTVQRREHLRELSFGQWEGMGPAEVNTAFHDDYIRWLADPAWNTPTDGEKAMQVARRSSDVLAEIEEAYPDGNVLIVSHKATLRIMLCTLLGIDVGRYRDRLAMSVTAVSLVELMEYGPFVRQLNDRAHLPLHLRRPWAGNGSDG; this is encoded by the coding sequence ATGCCCCTGAGGCTTTACCTACTCCGCAACGCTGAAACCGAGTACTGCCGTACAGGTCGCTACTGTAGCCAAGATGGGGTAGCGCTGACGGCCCAGGGTCAGCAGATGGCCGACTATTTTGCCAAGGCCTACCACCACCTCGACTGGAGAGCGGTCTTTTGTAGCCCGCTTAGCCATGCTGCTGCCACCGTGCAGCCCCTGTGCCAAATCACGGGGCTGACGGTACAACGTCGCGAGCATTTGCGGGAACTGTCCTTTGGGCAGTGGGAAGGTATGGGTCCCGCCGAGGTCAACACTGCATTCCACGACGATTACATTCGTTGGCTGGCTGACCCTGCCTGGAATACGCCCACCGATGGCGAAAAGGCTATGCAGGTGGCCCGCCGCAGTTCTGATGTGCTGGCCGAAATTGAAGAGGCCTATCCCGACGGCAATGTGCTGATCGTGTCCCACAAGGCCACCCTGCGGATTATGTTGTGCACCTTGTTGGGGATTGATGTCGGGCGATATCGCGATCGCCTGGCCATGTCCGTCACCGCCGTATCGCTAGTGGAGCTGATGGAGTACGGCCCCTTTGTGCGCCAGCTGAACGACCGCGCCCACCTGCCTTTGCACCTGCGGCGTCCCTGGGCTGGCAATGGCTCTGACGGCTAA
- a CDS encoding histidine phosphatase family protein, which yields MGVFLYFLRHGQTAYSLTGGYCGTPENDPGLTSEGMAMAQEFAETYAHLPWSAAYVSPLRRAVETARPLCDVLNLEMRLRDGLREVMYGRWEGMHPTAVDRDHHDEYVAWLTDPAWYAPVGGERAVDIARRSAQVLDEIERTHPSGHILLVSHKATIRIMLCTLLGIDVGRYRDRMDMPVAAVSVVELGSRGPLFHTIADRSHLSDQLRSLPST from the coding sequence ATGGGAGTCTTTCTCTATTTTTTACGGCATGGCCAAACGGCCTATAGCCTCACGGGGGGCTACTGCGGCACGCCCGAAAACGACCCCGGCCTAACCTCCGAGGGAATGGCTATGGCCCAGGAGTTTGCCGAAACCTATGCCCATCTACCCTGGAGCGCCGCCTACGTCAGCCCTCTGCGGCGGGCGGTAGAGACGGCTCGTCCGCTGTGTGATGTGCTGAACTTAGAGATGCGGCTGCGCGACGGGCTGCGGGAGGTGATGTATGGTCGCTGGGAAGGCATGCACCCGACCGCCGTTGACCGCGATCACCACGACGAGTATGTGGCTTGGTTAACCGACCCGGCCTGGTATGCGCCGGTGGGGGGCGAACGCGCCGTAGATATCGCCCGCCGCTCGGCTCAGGTGCTCGACGAAATTGAGCGCACCCACCCCAGCGGACACATCTTGCTAGTGTCTCACAAGGCCACCATTCGCATTATGCTCTGCACTTTGCTGGGTATTGATGTGGGCCGCTACCGCGATCGCATGGATATGCCGGTTGCCGCCGTGAGCGTAGTTGAGCTGGGCTCACGGGGGCCGCTGTTTCACACCATTGCCGATCGCTCTCACCTGAGCGACCAGCTGCGATCGCTACCCTCCACCTGA
- a CDS encoding PQQ-dependent sugar dehydrogenase, translating to MVSTRFTSILVPGLILLAMGSCASAPSPTAPPATDTAQVESTAPESPPADVVVNNVEPVTVVEGLEHPWSMVWLPDGDMLITERPGRLRRVSNGVLDPTPIAGVPEVLAFRQGGLLDIALHPEFENNGFIYLAYADGTQQANRTQVARARLEGNTLTDWTVIFTNNRDKSDGQHFGSRLLWLPDGTLLVALGDGGNPPLRLDGELIRNQAQNRQTLLGSVVRLTDEGEAPTDNPFVNDSGANPLIWSYGHRNIQGLALDPETSQVWSTEHGSRGGDELNRLEPGKNYGWPVVTYSEEYSGGPVSTERSRPDMVDPLTYWTPSIAPSGLAVYRGDRYPQWRGQLFAGGLVSQDVRRIEVDANGAVVNQVSIPIGQRVRDVRQGPDGFLYVLTDDPNGRLVRLEPAS from the coding sequence ATGGTATCTACTCGGTTTACTTCTATTCTTGTACCCGGCCTCATTCTGCTTGCCATGGGCAGCTGCGCCTCAGCCCCCAGCCCCACCGCCCCGCCTGCGACTGACACCGCCCAGGTTGAATCCACCGCCCCTGAGTCGCCACCTGCCGATGTAGTGGTGAACAACGTCGAGCCGGTCACAGTGGTAGAGGGTCTAGAGCATCCCTGGAGCATGGTCTGGCTACCTGACGGTGACATGCTAATTACCGAGCGTCCTGGACGTCTGCGCCGGGTCAGCAACGGTGTCCTAGACCCTACTCCCATCGCTGGGGTGCCTGAGGTATTGGCCTTTCGTCAGGGAGGACTACTCGACATTGCCCTGCACCCCGAGTTTGAAAACAATGGTTTTATCTACCTGGCCTACGCCGACGGCACTCAACAGGCCAACCGCACCCAGGTGGCCCGAGCGCGGCTAGAGGGCAACACCCTCACCGACTGGACGGTAATCTTCACCAACAACCGCGATAAATCAGATGGCCAACATTTTGGCTCACGCCTGCTGTGGCTGCCCGATGGCACTCTGTTGGTAGCCCTGGGCGATGGTGGTAATCCCCCCTTACGACTCGACGGTGAGCTGATTCGTAACCAGGCTCAAAACCGCCAAACTCTACTGGGCTCGGTGGTGCGTCTTACCGACGAGGGTGAGGCTCCTACCGACAATCCCTTTGTGAATGATTCGGGTGCCAACCCGTTGATTTGGAGCTACGGTCATCGCAATATTCAGGGTTTGGCCTTGGATCCTGAAACCAGCCAGGTGTGGTCTACAGAGCATGGCTCTCGGGGTGGGGATGAACTCAACCGCCTGGAGCCTGGCAAAAACTATGGCTGGCCAGTAGTGACCTATAGCGAGGAGTATTCGGGCGGTCCGGTTTCCACCGAGCGATCGCGTCCGGACATGGTCGATCCCCTCACCTACTGGACGCCCTCAATTGCACCCTCGGGGCTGGCGGTATACCGGGGCGATCGCTATCCCCAGTGGCGAGGGCAGCTGTTCGCCGGCGGGTTAGTCTCCCAAGATGTGCGCCGCATTGAGGTAGACGCCAATGGTGCCGTGGTCAATCAGGTTTCAATTCCCATTGGTCAGCGGGTGCGCGATGTGCGCCAGGGTCCCGACGGCTTTCTCTACGTCCTGACCGACGATCCCAACGGTCGTTTGGTCCGTCTAGAGCCAGCTTCGTAG
- a CDS encoding DUF2811 domain-containing protein yields MSEQSMATMASRISLSVEVPEELFEAMRDYVETHPSWSQHRVFCAALSLFLMQNGISDRRINRLYLDAVFDYAA; encoded by the coding sequence ATGAGTGAGCAATCAATGGCGACTATGGCATCGAGAATCAGCCTCAGCGTAGAGGTGCCGGAGGAGTTGTTTGAGGCCATGCGTGACTATGTAGAGACCCACCCATCGTGGAGCCAACACCGGGTGTTCTGCGCGGCGCTGTCACTATTTTTGATGCAGAACGGCATTAGCGATCGCCGTATCAATCGTCTATACCTAGACGCAGTATTCGACTACGCTGCCTAA
- the recR gene encoding recombination mediator RecR, with protein MYTRPLARLIEEFQRLPGVGPKSAQRLALHVLKRPQTEVQALAQALLEAKAQVGQCSVCFHLSAEPVCDICRATNRDLQTLCVVADSRDVIAIEKTREYRGRYHVLGGLISPMDGIGPEQLNIGPLVHRVSKEGTQEVIMAISPSIEGDTTTLYVGQLLKPFTRVTRIAFGLPMGGDLEYADEVTLARALEGRRDLD; from the coding sequence ATTTACACCCGTCCCCTGGCTCGACTGATCGAAGAATTCCAGCGGCTGCCGGGGGTTGGCCCCAAGTCGGCCCAGCGTCTAGCGCTACACGTTCTCAAGCGCCCCCAAACCGAAGTCCAAGCCTTGGCCCAAGCGCTCCTAGAGGCCAAAGCTCAGGTGGGGCAGTGCTCGGTGTGCTTTCATCTGTCAGCCGAGCCGGTGTGCGACATCTGCCGGGCTACCAACCGCGACCTTCAGACCCTTTGCGTCGTGGCCGACTCGCGAGACGTCATCGCCATTGAGAAAACCCGCGAATATCGAGGCCGTTACCACGTGCTGGGCGGCCTGATCTCACCGATGGATGGCATTGGCCCCGAACAGTTGAATATTGGTCCCCTGGTGCACCGGGTCAGCAAAGAAGGCACTCAGGAGGTGATTATGGCCATTAGTCCCAGTATTGAGGGTGACACTACCACTCTCTATGTGGGTCAGCTGCTGAAGCCCTTTACTCGGGTAACTCGCATTGCCTTTGGTCTGCCCATGGGGGGCGATTTAGAATATGCCGACGAGGTCACCTTGGCCCGCGCCCTAGAGGGGCGCCGAGATCTAGACTAG